A stretch of Megalobrama amblycephala isolate DHTTF-2021 linkage group LG14, ASM1881202v1, whole genome shotgun sequence DNA encodes these proteins:
- the cracr2ab gene encoding EF-hand calcium-binding domain-containing protein 4B, translating to MSEIGHVRDTRVTSSGSDQDEKQPKPQPRKSVKKKNAGWGQISMLDKIEDFFQICDSEGKGFITRTDMRRLHKELPLTAEELENAFDSLDLDKNGYLTLGEFSSGFSNFLHGQRVSKMEELMNAPSQSSGEEEPSGNEDDEERHFSMLMESLGASNVFEDPSEVRSLWAQLRKDEPHLLSNFEEFLARVTYQIKEAQQERKEMESALRRKAATHDTEIRRLYEEMEQQIINEKDQAILKDSENLQLRSQDLQQRLRGKEQELEQLFQKQRRLERQCRDLHSEQQESRLENVKLKMTNEELSRELEHTCQELVLAQEQLGILQEQASRLQQEREMEMYRITEGLQREKQSLMKQLDLLREMNKHLRDERDISFLKRSNSMKKSSRKHRLSTASIKYTDRKPSVKKEVDKEEVTQRSNRKTTSLANGSPFTTGDDEKQKVAGDSEGVNVGVDVEDAPPDGWPLRRVISIEEDHLPHLLQGDPHLLLHQLSEEEEERAGEEEGQGDLETSSLYPSNASLASADSPPPVRVKKPSKKKWIRGNIPSSARGQPVGKETQQGPAEGAAASPQRLFKVILVGNSSVGKTALLRRFCDGQFHSATSATVGIDYSVRTLNLGDSHVALQLWDTAGQERYRSITKQFFRKADGVVVIYDITMEDSFRSVRPWLTSIQEAVGDPIPVMLLGNKSDKENEREVQTKEADMLAEETNLMFYECSAYTGANVLEAMIHLARVLREQEDRVWVNTVRLVDQPMKKKACCK from the exons ATGTCAGAGATCGGACACGTTAGAGACACACGGGTCACCAGCAGTGGCTCAGACCAGGATGAGAAGCAGCCGAAGCCGCAGCCAAGGAAAAGTGTGAAGAAGAAGAATGCAGGATGGGGACAAATTTCTATGCTGGACAAAATAGAGGACTTTTTTCAGATCTGTGACAGCGAGGGAAAAGGCTTCATCACACGCACTGATATGAGG AGACTACACAAAGAATTGCCACTCACTGCTGAGGAACTTGAGAATGCTTTTGACTCGCTTGACCTTGACAAAAATGGATACCTGACGCTGGGAGAGTTTTCCTCTGGATTCA GTAACTTTCTTCATGGACAGAGAGTCTCCAAGATGGAGGAACTAATGAATGCACCTTCTCAGAGCTCAGGAGAGGAAGAGCCGTCAGGGAACGAGGATGATGAAGAGAGACATTTCAGCATGTTGATGGAGAGCTTGGGTGCTAGCAATGTGTTTGAGGA CCCGAGTGAGGTCCGCAGCCTGTGGGCTCAGCTCAGGAAAGATGAGCCTCACCTCTTGTCCAACTTTGAAGAGTTTCTGGCCCGTGTCACATATCAAATCAAAGAGGCACAACAAGAGAGGAAGGAGATGGAGAGCGCCCTCAGAAG GAAAGCAGCCACACATGACACTGAAATCCGCAGATTGTATGAAGAAATGGAGCAACAGATCATTAATGAAAAAGATCAAGCAATTCTGAag GACTCTGAAAATCTGCAGTTGCGCAGTCAGGACCTACAGCAGCGGCTCCGCGGTAAAGAACAGGAGTTAGAGCAGCTTTTCCAAAAACAGAGGAGG TTAGAACGACAATGCCGTGACCTTCATAGCGAACAGCAGGAGAGTCGACTGGAGAATGTTAAACTAAAAATGACCAATGAGGAGCTGTCTCGTGAACTTGAGCACACCTGCCAAGAGCTGGTGTTGGCTCAGGAGCAGCTGGGCATTCTGCAGGAGCAGGCCTCTCGACTACAACAGGAGAGAGAGAT GGAGATGTACAGAATCACTGAAGGCTTGCAGAGAGAAAAACAGAGCTTGATGAAACAGTTAGATCTACTCAG AGAAATGAATAAACATCTTCGAGATGAGCGAGACATTAGCTTTCTG AAACGCAGCAATTCAATGAAGAAATCCTCACGCAAGCACAGACTGAGCACAGCTTCAATAAAATACACTGACAGGAAACCATCTGTCAAAAA AGAAGTTGATAAGGAGGAAGTGACTCAGCGCTCTAACAGGAAGACCACCTCTTTAGCAAACGGCTCACCCTTCACCACAGGGGATGATGAGAAGCAGAAGGTGGCTGGGGACTCAGAAGGTGTAAATGTCGGGGTGGATGTGGAGGATGCGCCACCGGATGGTTGGCCTCTGCGCAGAGTCATATCCATCGAGGAGGACCACCTCCCCCACCTGTTGCAAGGAGACCCTCACCTTCTTCTGCATCAACTAAGTGAGGAAGAAGAAGAACGAGCTGGAGAGGAAGAAGGTCAGGGGGATCTGGAGACGAGCTCCCTCTACCCATCCAATGCATCTCTGGCCTCTGCTGACTCTCCACCACCGGTCAGGGTGAAGAAGCCATCTAAGAAGAAATGGATCAGAGGAAACATTCCCTCATCTGCACGGGGTCAACCTGTCGGAAAGGAGACTCAGCAG GGTCCTGCAGAAGGTGCTGCTGCATCCCCTCAACGTCTCTTTAAAGTCATTCTGGTGGGAAATTCCAGTGTTGGCAAAACCGCACTGCTGCGACGCTTCTGTGATGGACAGTTTCATTCGGCCACCTCAGCCACCGTGG GCATTGACTATAGTGTGCGGACACTGAATTTGGGGGACAGTCACGTTGCTCTTCAGTTATGGGACACTGCAGGCCAAGAAAG GTATCGCAGCATTACCAAGCAGTTTTTCCGTAAGGCGGATGGTGTGGTGGTCATCTACGACATCACAATGGAGGACAGTTTCAGATCAGTCCGTCCCTGGCTGACTAGCATTCAGGAGGCTGTAGGCGACCCTATCCCTGTCATGCTCCTTGGCAACAAATCAGACAAGGAGAATGAGAGGGAAGTGCAGACAAAGGAGGCTGATATGCTAGCAGAG GAAACAAACCTGATGTTCTATGAGTGCAGTGCTTATACTGGAGCTAACGTGCTGGAGGCTATGATACATCTGGCCAG